The following are encoded together in the Streptomyces sp. NBC_01465 genome:
- a CDS encoding superoxide dismutase family protein, producing the protein MVAGALAGAAALVMLTGGVAGGGGSGPADAYWLRAEARFAPPTAFVPSPAITYDMDLVPAAAWIQVEQRTDPAGTRVSARVKGLQAGHAYGVHVHTKPCGYTGEAAGPHYQNVASPKADPANEVWLDFTTDKKGAAHASARHRWGFRAGEAASVVIHRDPGGAGERVACFTVPFGQVVWGS; encoded by the coding sequence ATGGTGGCAGGTGCACTGGCCGGGGCAGCGGCTCTGGTGATGTTGACGGGCGGCGTCGCCGGAGGCGGAGGCTCGGGGCCCGCCGACGCGTACTGGCTGCGGGCCGAGGCGCGGTTCGCGCCGCCGACGGCCTTCGTGCCGTCCCCGGCGATCACGTACGACATGGATCTGGTGCCCGCCGCGGCCTGGATCCAGGTCGAGCAGCGGACCGATCCGGCGGGGACGCGGGTCTCGGCGCGGGTGAAGGGGCTGCAGGCCGGCCATGCGTACGGGGTGCATGTGCACACCAAGCCCTGCGGGTACACGGGCGAGGCCGCGGGGCCGCACTACCAGAACGTCGCGAGCCCGAAGGCGGACCCGGCCAACGAGGTGTGGCTCGACTTCACCACGGACAAGAAGGGCGCCGCGCACGCGAGTGCCCGCCACCGGTGGGGATTCCGGGCCGGGGAGGCCGCGTCCGTGGTGATCCACCGGGATCCGGGCGGGGCGGGGGAGAGAGTTGCCTGCTTCACGGTGCCGTTCGGTCAGGTGGTGTGGGGCAGTTGA
- a CDS encoding DedA family protein — translation MLESVGALTGSPWIYAVVALSVVLDVFVPLLPSGVLVITAATAAAAGSTTVAGQVPRNVPDLLFLTLSAATASVLGDLVAYRLAWRGGERLDRAIARSRRLTSAQERLGSALARGGGVLVVIARFAPAGRSVVSLGAGAAHRKAKEFLPWSALAGVAWAVYSVGLGYFGGQWLGASWLGTAVSVFALFGAGTLAAFLMRRPAPSPTPAS, via the coding sequence GTGCTGGAGAGTGTGGGCGCGCTGACCGGCAGCCCATGGATCTACGCCGTGGTGGCGCTCTCCGTCGTACTCGACGTCTTTGTGCCCCTCCTGCCCAGCGGCGTCCTCGTGATCACGGCGGCGACCGCGGCGGCCGCAGGCTCCACGACGGTCGCGGGCCAGGTCCCGCGCAACGTGCCGGACCTGCTCTTCCTGACCCTCTCCGCGGCAACGGCCTCGGTCCTCGGCGACCTGGTGGCGTACCGGCTGGCCTGGCGCGGCGGCGAACGCCTGGACCGGGCCATCGCCCGCTCCCGCCGGCTGACCAGCGCGCAGGAACGTCTCGGCAGCGCCCTCGCACGCGGCGGCGGCGTCCTGGTCGTCATCGCACGCTTCGCCCCGGCGGGCCGCTCCGTGGTCTCCCTGGGCGCAGGCGCGGCCCACCGCAAGGCCAAGGAGTTCCTGCCCTGGTCGGCACTGGCGGGCGTGGCCTGGGCGGTCTACAGCGTGGGCCTCGGCTACTTCGGCGGCCAGTGGCTCGGCGCGAGCTGGCTGGGCACGGCGGTCTCCGTCTTCGCCCTGTTCGGCGCCGGCACCCTGGCGGCCTTCCTCATGCGGCGCCCGGCTCCGTCTCCGACGCCTGCGTCCTAG
- a CDS encoding DoxX family protein — translation MSSLTARTESAQPYALALFRIVTGLLFACHGASALFGVLGGTKTDAGTWPGWYAAVIQLVCGVLVLSGLLTRPAALIASGSMAYAYFDVHQSNALWPIQNGGEASAMFCWAFLLLVFTGPGALALSRLLPARRREPALAGA, via the coding sequence ATGTCTTCGCTGACCGCACGCACAGAGAGCGCACAGCCCTACGCGCTCGCCCTGTTCCGCATCGTCACCGGCCTGCTCTTCGCCTGCCACGGCGCCTCCGCGCTCTTCGGCGTCCTGGGCGGCACCAAGACCGACGCGGGCACCTGGCCCGGCTGGTACGCGGCCGTCATCCAGCTCGTCTGCGGTGTCCTGGTCCTGTCGGGCCTGCTCACCCGCCCCGCGGCCCTGATCGCCTCGGGTTCGATGGCGTACGCCTACTTCGACGTCCACCAGTCCAACGCCCTGTGGCCGATCCAGAACGGCGGCGAGGCCTCCGCGATGTTCTGCTGGGCCTTCCTGCTGCTGGTCTTCACCGGCCCCGGCGCCCTGGCCCTGAGCCGCCTGCTGCCGGCCCGCCGCCGCGAACCGGCGCTGGCGGGAGCCTGA
- a CDS encoding DUF2277 domain-containing protein, whose product MCRSIKTLRPPVLPEEATEEDVRAAALQYVRKVSGFRAPAAHNREVFERAVQEIADATQALLDGLEVRGGARTQASETEPGAA is encoded by the coding sequence ATGTGCCGGAGTATCAAGACCCTTCGCCCGCCCGTTCTCCCCGAGGAAGCCACCGAGGAGGACGTCCGGGCCGCTGCCCTTCAGTACGTACGCAAGGTGTCCGGATTCCGGGCCCCCGCCGCTCACAACCGCGAGGTGTTCGAGCGCGCCGTCCAGGAGATCGCGGACGCGACTCAGGCGCTGCTCGACGGGCTCGAGGTGCGGGGAGGGGCTAGGACGCAGGCGTCGGAGACGGAGCCGGGCGCCGCATGA
- a CDS encoding STAS domain-containing protein has translation MHAQLKLTTRPITVTGSLDLTALPALRARLSALTPGTRVTLDLSAVTACDHRALGILLAAARRARNRGGALELLTPSAPVLDALTATGLIRLLPVVADRTTDSPEPEIATAA, from the coding sequence GTGCACGCCCAGCTCAAGCTCACCACACGCCCCATCACTGTCACGGGAAGCCTGGACCTGACGGCCCTCCCGGCACTGCGCGCCCGTCTGAGCGCCCTGACGCCCGGAACGAGGGTCACGCTCGACCTCTCGGCCGTCACCGCCTGTGACCACCGCGCCCTGGGCATCCTGCTCGCCGCAGCACGCCGCGCCCGCAACCGGGGAGGCGCCCTGGAACTGCTCACACCCAGCGCCCCGGTGCTCGATGCCCTCACCGCAACTGGCCTGATCCGTCTGCTCCCGGTCGTCGCCGACCGGACGACGGACTCGCCCGAACCAGAGATCGCAACAGCGGCGTAG